atggactcttgctaatatgaaagaaatgaatttatcaggtaagttcttacataaattatgttatttataaaaaaaaataagcttgcaGGATTATTATACAACCTACTCATAGGAAGACTTAGTTTATTAGGAGCATTGTCTGAAATAAAGATTGGGAATATATCTGTTACAACCCCTTGACAGAGTAATTTCTTATTAATTAAGAAAAATCTATTTTTGACGAAGTTTGATGTTTTGAATTTGCAGGTATCACATCCTTTACATTTAAGGAGAGCTGCTTCTAGGTGCTTTATTATGAGTTTTACCCTGCCTAAGACGGTCTAATggaaattaagcgatttaaaattATAATCTCCTGCTATTAACCTCAAATCCAGTCTTataattttctatgtattttatccAAAAATTCTTATACGTATGTTTTTTAacatacaaaggataccaagagaacaaatcaaattagataataaaagtaaattggaaagttgtttaaaattgcatgctctaaataatgaaagaaaaaattgggttttcatatccctttaaggcttgtgTGCTGCTTGCTGCTGTAGCTGGTGGCGGTAGCCACCACTGCCTACATTTATTTTGCAGCTGACAATTTATTTTTCTAGATTTCAGAAATGACGAAAGAATCCATGCCTTCTCCTAAAGAAAGTGTTTACCCTGCCCTTATGAATTGTGCAACACCAATAGATgtaattttacctcagatcacctcCAATATGTGGTAAGTTTTGTTAagcttattttaatttatttacactATATAAATGTTCATACTTACAtttgtttttgcttgtttttttttttttttgttgtttttttacatatttaagGGCCAGAGGACTTGGACAGCTAATACGGGCTAAGAATATTAAAACTATTGGTGATCTGAGTACACTCACACCATCGGAGATCAAGACCCTTCCCATCCGTTCTCCAAAAGTCTCGACAGTGAAAAAAGCTCTTCGAGTTTATCATGAACAGCAGGTGAATTATGTATTATTTTAaagttttcttcttaaaagggaagagtcaacagctgtattcattacttttgggaattcagaacctggccaccaggaggaggcaaagacaccccagccaaaggcttaaatacctcccccacttccctcatcccccagtcattatttgccttgtgtcacaggaggttggcagagaagtgtcagaagtttgagagagtctcttatggagggtagtactcttcgcaataggactggagttttaagtaatactgtcagcctctcagtgattgatgaaagttagagtccggagatgcagcaagagtttctttcatgtaattggcaagagtccatgagctagtgacgaatgggatatacaatcctaccaggaggggcaaagtttcccaaacctcaaaatgcctctatatacacccctcaccacactcacaattcagttttacaaactttgcctccctatggaggtggtgaagtaagtttgtgctagatttttcttctgtgatatgcacttctcagcatttttaagcccgattcctctgagtacagtgaatgtcagagggatgtgaagggagtatcacctattgattctttGGTTTTCCTCAcaagaaatcttttcataggttctctgttatcggtcgtagatattcatctcctacctcccttttcagatcgacaatatactctcatattccattacctctattgatactttttcagtactggtttggctgtttgctatatgtggatgggtgtctctgtaagtatgttttaattacttaatacactctcagctatggtttggcactttatgtattaatataaagttttaaatatatgtattgtacttatatttgccatgagtcaggtttatgtatatttctcttacaaggtgtatccagtccacggattcatccttacttgtgggatattctcattccctacaggaagtggcaaagagagcacacagcaaagctgtccatatagctccccctcaggctccgcccccccagtcattctctttgccgctctaacaagtagcatctccacgggagggtaaagtgaatgtggtgttagtttgtagttttttatatcttcaatcaaaaatttgttattttgaaatagtgccggtttgtactatttactctctagcagaaagtgatgaagaattctgctgagaggaaaatgattttagcatgttgtaactaaaatccactgctgttcccacgcaggactgaggTGTACCAAGAAAACttaagttggggggaacagtttgcaggcttaactgctacaaggtattTTCAGTCAtcttttctagtcaagacttagtaatgcttgaagactgacaagaatccctaTGTGGGAAAGGTAatccatattctgagactcagtatagaaggaaggcttatttaacaAGGCTAaatgactggtggacactgttaaagggcaatcgattatttttttagtaaaatataatcaCTATACATGTTTTTATAACGTTTAGAGtgttatttggggttttattccacatggcagtaTTTTGGACACCTATTCAGGGTTTTGAAGGCCCCTCAACTCCGGagtggagggggcctaattttcgcgcctcagtagCGCTCTTCattttgcagacagcttcatgcagcttcacgtggagggtcctaaaacttcattgaggacatcatagaggcttattttcatcaggtaatccccaggggcaaggtagggccacagcagattgctgtggcatggtgctgtagtttgctaaccggttgtcagctttaggttgctccggttcgggcatttaggggttaattgacttgatattTGCTGTGCAACCATTACCAAGCATTAAGATAGTGTGGTGAaattttcagaaagattggatcatttttgaacatttagtaaaaaagtgtgcgcttttattatttagaggcacagtaccgtttttttctcaaattgtatttttcagtctttaattgctgtctaagtctgtttaacatgtctgagcctacagatagacgttgctctatgtgtttagtagccatggtggaaccccctttacatttgtgtttaaagtgtgctaatgtatctatgcattttaaagatgctaatgtatctatgcattttaaagataatgtttcacttaaaaatgtagcccaagatgattctttaacagaaggtaatgaggatagtccaccttcctctccccatgtgtcgacaccagtcacGCCCGCGCAACCTATGCCTAGTATTTCTAGCACAATggtccctattacattacaacaattagcagcagtcatggataactcccttgcggcatttttatccaaactgccagtttttcctaaaaagcgtgatagctcggtcttAAGGActgagtatgagcaatcagaagctttggaaggtttatctgttgtaccctcacaacactctgaaatgacggtgagggatgtgctgtccgagggagaaatttcagatacaggaaagatttctcagcgggcagaatcggattccttagcgtttaaatttaagctgaagtccctgtatacactgatgcgtttcagatcccgaagagggtggcggacattgtggatagggagtgggagagaccaggtgtaccctttgttccccccctcccccccatctttaagaaaatgttccctataactgatcccaggcgggacgcatggcagacgatccctaaggtagagggggcaatttcaacacttgctaagcgcacaaccataccaattgaagacagttgtgctttcaaagatcctatggataaaaaattggaaggtttactaaagaaaatatttgttcaacaaggtttccttctccaacctattgcctgaattattcctgtaactactgcagcggctttctggtttgaggcgctggaggagtcgctccagacagagacctcatatgacgaaattatggatagaattaaagctctaaagctggctaattcttttataacagatACCGCTTTGCAACTAgccaagttagcggcgaaaaattctggttttgccatcagagcgctctggctgaaatcatggtcggccgatgtgtcgtctaaaactaagttactgaatatccctttcaaggaaaagacccttttcgggccagagttgaaagagataatttcggatatcactgggggaaagggccatgccctcccgcaagataggccttttaaggctaaaaataaggctaatttctcctgttaagtgtagtcagtccacgggtcatccattacttatgggatattaactcctccccaacaggaagtgcaagaggatcacccaagcagagctgctatatagctcctcccctctatgtcacacccagtcattctcttgcacccaactaatagataggatgtgtgagaggactgtggtgattaaacttagttcttaacgttttacaggggtttccgtttgaaccccttcattccattgatatcaagctgttatcttggaaagttctgtttttaatggctatttcctcggctcgtagattctctgagttatcagccttacattgtgattctccttatctgatttttcattcagctaaggtagttctgcgtactaaacctgggttcttacctaaggtagtcactaacaagaatatcaatcaagagattgttgttccatcattgtgccctaacccttcttcaaagaaggaacgacttctgcacaatctagacgtagtccgtgccctgaaattttatttacaggcaactaaagattttcgccaaacttcttccctgtttgtcgtttattctggacagaggagaggtcaaaaagcatctgctacctctctatccttttggcttcgtagcataatacgtttagcctatgagactgctggacagcaacctcctgaaaggattacagctcattctactagagctgtggcttccacttgggcctttaagaatgaggcctctgttgaacagatttgcaaggctgcaacttggtctcttcatactttttccaaattttacaaatttgacacttttgcttcttcggaggctgtttttgggagaaaggttcttcaggcagtggttccttccgtataaagatcctgcctgtccctcccgtcatccgtgtactttagctttggtattggtatcccataagtaatggatgacccgtggactgactacacttaacaggagaaaacataatttttattccacatggcagggttttgaaggcccctcaactccggagtggagggggcctaattttcgcgcctcagtagCGCTCTTCattttgcagacagcttcatgcagcttcacgtggagggtcctaaaacttcattgaggacatcatagaggcttattttcatcaggtaatccccaggggcaaggtagggccacagcagattgctgtggcatggtgctgtagtttgctaaccggttgtcagcttacctgataaattcctttctcctgtagtgtagtcagtccacggcccgccctgttttttatggcaggtctaaattttaaattatactccagtcaccactgcaccctatagtttctcctttctcgtttggttttcggtcgaatgactgggtgtgacgtagaggggaggagctatatagcagctctgcttgggtgatcctcttgcacttcctgttggggaggagttaatatcccataagtaatggataacccgtggactgactacactacaggagaaaggaatttatcaggtaagcataaattatgtttttcgttcctttcgcaacttcagtagcggtcctgcttcaacctctgcaaccgcaaagcaggagggtaacacttcacagcccaaggcaacctggaagcctttgcagggctggaacaaaggtaaacaggccaagaagcctgcagctgctactaagacagcatgacggggtagcccccgatccgggaccggatctggtagggggcagactctctctctctctttgctcaggcttgggcaagagatgttcccgctccctgggcactagagatagttgctcagggatatcttctagaattcaaggaccttcctccaagggggaggttccacatttctcgtctgtcttcagaccagacaaagaaagaggcgttcttacgctgtgtagatctGATCatgatgggagtgatatgtccagttccaattacagaacaaggactgggtttttactcaaacctatttgtggttcccaaaaaggaaggaactttcagaccaatcctggatctaaaaattctaaacaaattcctcagagttccatccttcaagatggagaccattcggacaatcttaccaatgatccaggagggtcaatatatgactaccgtggatctaaaggatgcgtaccttcatattcctatccacaaagatcaccatcagttcctaaggttcgcttttctggacaagcattaccagttcgtggcccttctcttcgggttggccactgctccaagaattttcacaaaggtgctagggtcccttctagcggttctaagacagaggggcattgcagtagcaccctatctggacgacatcttgattcaggcgtcgtcttttcccagagccaaggctcatacggatattgttctggcctttctaaggtctcacgggtggaaggtgaacaccgaaaaaagttctctgtccccactcacaagggttcccttcctgggaacattaatagactcggtagaaatgaaaatctttctgacggaggtcagaaaattaaagcttctaaatacttgccgagctcttcactcaATTCcatggccatctgtagctcagtgcatggcggttatcggactaatggtagcagcaatggacgtagtcccatttgctcgaattcatctcagaccactgcaattatgcatgctcaaacagtggaatggggattatgcagatttgtctcctcaaatccaactggaccaggaaaccagagattctcctctctggtggttgtctcaggatcacctgtctcagggaatgtgcttccgcagaccggagtggataattgtaacgaccgacgccagtctgttaggctggggcgcggtctggggctccctgaaagctcagggcctatgatctcgggaagagtctcttctcccgataaacattttggagctgagagcgatattcaatatgctccaggcttggcctcagctagcggcggccaagttcatcagatttcagtcggacaacatcacgactgtagcatacatcaatcatcagggagaaacaaagagttccttagcgatgaaagaagtaaccaagataatcaggtgggcggaggatcactcttgccacctatctgcgattcacatcccaggagtagacaactgggaagcggatttcttaagtcgtcacactttttacccgggggagtgggaacttcacccggaggtatttgctcagctgactcagctttggggcattccagagttggatctgatggtgtcccgtcagaactccaaacttcctctttacggatccaggtccagggaccccaaggcggctttgatagatgctctagtagagccttggtccttcaatctggcctatgtctttccaccgtttccccttctccctcggctaatagccagaatcaagcaggagaagacctcggtaattctgatagcgcctgcgtggccacgcaggacttggtatgcagacctagtggacatgtcatccgttccaccatggacactgccaacgaggcaggatcttctaatacagggtccattcttgcatccaaatctagtttctctgcagctgactgcttggagattgaacgcttaattctatccaagcgtgggttctctgaatcagtcatagatactctgatccaagctagaaaacctgtcaccaggaaaatttaccataagatatgg
This DNA window, taken from Bombina bombina isolate aBomBom1 unplaced genomic scaffold, aBomBom1.pri scaffold_2120, whole genome shotgun sequence, encodes the following:
- the LOC128644709 gene encoding telomere-associated protein RIF1 — translated: MTKESMPSPKESVYPALMNCATPIDVILPQITSNMWARGLGQLIRAKNIKTIGDLSTLTPSEIKTLPIRSPKVSTVKKALRVYHEQQTKSKGFDEFAVLDENEKPLNGLDDKHCSFDEEKLAS